Within Anopheles ziemanni chromosome 2, idAnoZiCoDA_A2_x.2, whole genome shotgun sequence, the genomic segment ACCGCGCGTGTCGGTTTGCGAAGGTTGTTTGTAAGACGTCGATTCATTTCGTCTTAATGATAAGCGATAACGTTTGTTACAGGTAGGCATTACGACGGATGCAGTAGATGATTTCGTTCACGAAGAAACGATAAAAGCAAACGCCTATCCATCCCCTTTGCGGTATTTGGGATTCCCAAAGTCGGTCTGCACGTCGGTCAACAATGTAGCTTGCCACGGAATACCGGACGACAGAAAATTGCTCGATGGAGACATTATCAATATAGATATCACGGTGTTTTACAATGGGTTCCACGGTGATTGTTCCAAGACAGTACTAATTGGAAATGTGGATGATCGGGGAAAATATTTGGTAGAAAACACCGAGCTATGCCTCGCTGAGGCAATACTATGTTGTGGACCTGGTCAACCACTCTGTGTGATCGGCAAGTCGATCGAGAAATatgccaaaagaaaaaagttgaaTGTTATGCCTGCCTTTCTTGGACACGGTattggaagctactttcatgGACCACcgaacatatttcattttggtAAGGTTGTAGCAATACAAAGTAAAATTGCATGTTTACTGATtgactttttgtttctttcagacAATGATTTTCCTGGTGTAATGCTGCCAGGAATGACCTTTACCATCGAACCAGTTCTAACGTTGGGTGATTCTGAGGCGGAAATTCTCGACGACGCATGGACGGCCGTGTCGGTGGATAATGCACGTAGCGCCCAGTTTGAGCATACAGTTCTAATAACAACCGATGGTTGTGAAGTACTTACAGTAACTGATTAGCATTgtagaaaacaaattgaataagAACTGTTTTAAGcttttgattaaaaatgttgAATGGTTTTCTACTTTATTcatttgattcttttttcaatatatcatgatttaattaattaactgTTCCCAAATTGGATTAAAAGTGTATCAACGGATGATTCAAAATGAATTTTGGTATCACGCTTTCCAAAATGGCGCTATGTTTATGTGTCAAACAGTTCAACTTAACCCTACCTGGCAAACAATCTTGTGCAAAGATAACTGTCATGTCAGTCGATTCAAGTCCCAGCCGTCGAGTGCAATATTTTTCGCGTCGTccctaattaaaacaaaccttcTTGCAAAACCCCGGTCGGTAGTGTGTGcctaaaatgtttaaaaacacgTTTCAATCTGGGTTCCTGTCGATACTGTACAGTATCGGCAGCAAGCCACTGCAAATTTGGGACAAAAAAGTCCGCAATGGGCACATCAAGCGCATCACGGATCAGGACATTCAGTCGTTGGTGCTGGAAATTATCGGTACAAACGTGAGCACAACGTACATCACCTGCCCGGCAGACCCGAAAAAGACGCTCGGTATCAAACTGCCGTTCCTGGTGATGATCATTAAGAACCTGAAGAAATACTTCACATTCGAAGTACAGGTGAGTAGAAACCGGCTTCGCCCAGCGATGGCCAAATGCGGCGTGTTgccggtgttttgtttttatttgcaaatgCAAGCCGTTGGGAGATTCAACGGCACGGAATTCGGTGGAATGTTTTACTTGCTACGGATATTAGCATCCCATTGTACCTTCGTGCGAAAAGTTCAATGATTTTAACATAACAACATAAACAGAAGAATCGTTTGGCGGAAGGGGAGGAGTGTCATGGACCGTTGTCAAAACAAAGCAATCATATGCGCACGAAATGTGTGTGCACAACTATGGTCTAGCAAGGGTTCAATGTGAccaaaaaatgaagaaaaaaacacctttaaatTCAACTTTCCAgacatttaaaaagaaacattccttttttcgaaaaatagaaaatcaataTTCCCCCAACGAAACTAAACTGTTCCCGATCATTTTAAATCCATGATGCCCTCGTTCTGTCTGTCCTGGTCTATTGGCAGGTTTTGGGTGGCGCGGGGGTTTAATGCTCCTGCTACGTTCCCGGTAGGTCACTGCCTTTGCGGTGGcagattgtgttttttttttgtgggaacacaatttgttttctttcgaatGGTTTCAACTTTCactaatgaaattaaataagtTCGCTTTCGGTTCTCTTCCCTAACTAAGCTTACCGTGTAAACAAACTGCCTCCCATTCATTATTGGGGTTAATGTTTCTTCTACGCTTAGTGTAAAAGTTTGTTTAATGGTGTTTTTCACCTCTCATTTTGGCTTCCCTTATCAACAGGTCCTGGACGACAAAAATGTACGCCGGCGGTTTCGTGCCAGCAACTACCAATCGACCACGCGTGTGAAACCATTCATCTGCACAATGCCGATGCGGCTAGACGAGGGCTGGAACCAGATTCAGTTCAATCTGTCCGATTTCACACGCCGAGCGTACGGTACCAACTACGTGGAAACGTTGCGCGTGCAGATTCACGCCAATTGTCGAATAAGGCGCGTGTACTTCTCCGACCGGCTGTACTCGGAGGATGAACTGCCGGCCGAGTTCAAGCTGTTCCTGCCAATTCAGAAGCCCCAGTCGAAAGCCATCGCACAGCAGGCATGCTAACGGCGTCCCCGTCCATCATGTTCAACATCGAAACACCGCCACAAATTGCACACAACATAATTTATAAGCTTCACTGGAGTGTGTTTTCGGTAGACAACATTGCAAACGCTGTCGTAATTTAACATTAATTAATTGCACAATGCATTAGACGTTACATAaaaggtgtgtgtgttcagTATCATTTGCATCATCCCTATCCTATTATGCTACTAGGTAAAGAAtttgtaaagaaaataatttctgGCATTAAAACATCTAAACGGTGGAACCTAACACAAAAGTGCTCTTAAACATGTCTCAGATAACCCTCCCATCCTAGCTCTACCTTATTGGTGCACATGCGGGATGGGGACAAAGGGTCAGAGAGGTCGCCTTAGAGGTcgatcatataaaaaaaaaaacatgtctcAGATTAGCTGAAAAAAGAATCGACTATAAAATTTATGCCGGCGTACCACTTTTTCAAGtatcttttaaaatttcaatattCTCGACTTTGGATTTTACTGTAACTTTAACATGCTGCAGATGCAAAACTGCTTTTGAACCACACAAACGGAGCGATTGGTATGAGCATGTAAATAAGACGTATACCAAACTATGGAGAAAAGAATAACTAGCACTGAGTGTGAACAGTGAATTAATTCACGGATCCATTTGATTGTGACAGTGACGgaacttttgtttttggaaaataaattagccATCTAAACATCGTTCTAAAATTCATAGTCTTTAGTTGGATTAGTCAATTAAGAAAGCTCGAAAAATTGTATTCTTTACGATAAATGAATGAACGATTGCTTAATAAATAAGACGATTGCCCTTTTAGACGATGGAGGAGTCTTTTCCCCTTGTTTTTGCGTTGAATTCTTCTGTTGCACCAATTCCCTCACTCACGATGATTTCTATAACCCCGTCTGGCTGTGGCAAACAGGAAACCCCCCAAACATGGTCTGATTTGGAGCGTATCACTGCGGTTTAAAAAAGACGGCTGCATTTCGGGATGGggcgaaaaaaataagaagaaaaaaaccaaccgatGAAGCGTGGAAAATAGCATAAATTAACGCCCTCATTAACGATGGGCGGAACGACGGTTCCGGCATGATTTGGATTATTTCACCCGATTGATCTTGATCTCCGCTCGTGGTTGGGCATTTGCGTGCCCTTCCATCGATGGGCGCATATTCTCATATTTCCCCTCCCACTCGTTCTGGTCACAGAAAATTCCACACGCGCACCCGGGGGGTTGTGTACATCGTTTTCCCATCCCATCCCGAACAGCACGAAGGTGTGAACGATTAACGCGTTTCGCATCGCTTTGGTGCAGTTGGTTAGCGCCGGGTGTAAACGTAGATTAAACGGTTTTTGGTGGAGGCATACGAGTTCGGCATGATGAAATATATGGCTGCATGAGTATAGAAATGGGTGCCAAAGGGGAAGAGCAAGGAGAGTGTACGGGATTACGCGAAATCTGGTTTCTGCGGTGCGTTAGCATAATTTGGCGAGAATTTCGGCCGTCAGTTTGGTTGACCTGATTATATCAAAGCCAGTTGGGATGGGAATTTAGTTCCAGTGCTTctgatgtttgtatgttttgaaAGCGATGCTAATCGATTTTTCGTTACAACAAATTATTTTGAGCATAATTATTGCTATAGcacaattttatgaaaaatataaaaaaagcctAGAATAGATCATTAATGGCGGCTTTcatataaacaaattgaaagGGTTTTTAAAAATCCGCTTTAATTACTAAATTATCTAACGGCTAAAATGACTGGCATTTATCCTCTTCATTGCCGCTTGCTGGTTGGCCCGACTCCGGTGGACTCAACCAAGACCGAAAGTGGCCGACGCTGTAAGCAGGTGGTCCTTTTTGAGTGCAGCTAACGGACGGGCGTTGGGCCGGTCCATGTTCGTTTGAATAGACCACCGGTAGAACCGTCGTACATGTTTCCGTTTGGCTTGTCAATCGGGAGCACTGAATCGTTcctcgaaaaacaaaccacggCCCTTCGAGAGACCGCATTCCCACCCTCTGCTTTCACGCTTGCCTAACTGGGTGCCCGAATGCTCGACCGAACTGTACATCACGGTACAGTTCTTAAGCGGTTGCCTACTCCTCGTGCTCCTTCAAAATTTATCTAAATTCGATCAAGAAGAGAATGCTCGCCGCTTCCTGTCCGAAGGGGAGGGGAAGGAGAACGGTCGGTTCCGATCCG encodes:
- the LOC131281207 gene encoding methionine aminopeptidase 1D, mitochondrial, with the protein product MYQSINVLRNGVAWNSSFRRTFFSRTKRYDFGKCNLITELGNVSPERRVPEHIPKPPYYFVRNSPSDGEGKPEIKSNQQIAGMRDSCRLAATILDRACRFAKVGITTDAVDDFVHEETIKANAYPSPLRYLGFPKSVCTSVNNVACHGIPDDRKLLDGDIINIDITVFYNGFHGDCSKTVLIGNVDDRGKYLVENTELCLAEAILCCGPGQPLCVIGKSIEKYAKRKKLNVMPAFLGHGIGSYFHGPPNIFHFDNDFPGVMLPGMTFTIEPVLTLGDSEAEILDDAWTAVSVDNARSAQFEHTVLITTDGCEVLTVTD
- the LOC131282054 gene encoding cilia- and flagella-associated protein 20 — protein: MFKNTFQSGFLSILYSIGSKPLQIWDKKVRNGHIKRITDQDIQSLVLEIIGTNVSTTYITCPADPKKTLGIKLPFLVMIIKNLKKYFTFEVQVLDDKNVRRRFRASNYQSTTRVKPFICTMPMRLDEGWNQIQFNLSDFTRRAYGTNYVETLRVQIHANCRIRRVYFSDRLYSEDELPAEFKLFLPIQKPQSKAIAQQAC